The Magnolia sinica isolate HGM2019 chromosome 10, MsV1, whole genome shotgun sequence genome includes a window with the following:
- the LOC131257330 gene encoding uncharacterized protein LOC131257330 — protein MIQIHLIIWIGSQNRKHIGQAPVFLIFLLQSSCLPLDVLLLIKPLSCADNIWLGLMHHGRSLLYHPQVVECELLVVPASELPYEGHDPVETIATFLSCVMFAIGGNSAGPGRNIVLVLQFLSSVHILRSYLFVMQYRRELI, from the exons ATGATACAAATCCACCTTATCATTTGGATTGGGTCACAAAACAGGAAACACATTGGGCAGGCtcctgttttcttgatttttctgcTCCAGAGCAGTTGCTTGCCTCTCGACGTGCTATTGCTAATAAAACCATTATCCTGTGCAGACAACATATGGCTTGGACTCATGCATCATGGGAGAAGTTTGCTATATCATCCCCAA GTTGTGGAATGTGAGTTGCTGGTGGTCCCTGCAAGCGAATTACCATACGAGGGACATGACCCAGTTGAG ACAATTGCAACATTTCTTAGCTGTGTTATGTTTGCTATTGGAGGAAACAGTGCTGGTCCTGGTCGGAATATTGTATTAGTATTGCAGTTTCTTTCTTCTgttcatattttgagatcataccTTTTTGTCATGCAATATAGAAGGGAACTGATTTAA